In Glycine max cultivar Williams 82 chromosome 4, Glycine_max_v4.0, whole genome shotgun sequence, the genomic stretch ATCCCTGCAAGCTACCTATAAATttgtcaacaacaaaaaaatcactagTACAACCACATGTAACCccaaaaaataagaagataaaataattaaggttCTTTCATTgagtagaaaataattttacataaataaattaacttttatgaaaaaaaaaactaatttattttactttttattttaattcctcCAGTGActtattgaaaaatttatccaaCGTGAGACTAATTCAGAAACACACCCTTCAAGCCAGCAGACAGCAATCAGGGGAACTAAATAGACACTTGAAGCAAATCATGTATACGattaataaagtaaataaaatattttggtgtatacattttttttattcttaaaattacctttttaaatttttttaatccctaaaCTATTCACACTTCACTCACATTCTGAAAActaactaatattattttaattttattatttattattttaaaaaaattagagaggcactgagtattttttttctagtaataataatgataatttaattaaagtattAAAGTAAAATGTATACCTCGCCCTTTTCAGCAAGAATGGAGACATCTTGATGGTCCAAGGAAAGCTTGGAGAAGTCGAGCGAGTGAAATGGATCGAAGTCTAAGACGAAGCATTCCTCGGTTTCCTCGAAACGTTTAATGTCCTCTTTTCTCAGACAGACTAGGGCTGGAACTGAAGTCTCCTCTTTGGTAGATAGAATTACAAGGTCTGaactttttcccttttcttcttccattttcttgCTTCTTTCCTTTCTCTCCCTGTCCGGTTGCCTCCCAAGAAATTCCGATTTCAGAGCTCCAACActaaacatatttattaaaatactaaaagaataaatatttattagataaattataaaaaacgtaaaaaaaatattatataccaTACAATtcccaataaaaatatttctagtgTAGGTTGTTTATCCAATACCATTAAAGCATCGGATAAAATTTGTCCATATCAAATTAGGAATCTCATTATGATGTGACCCTTCACTTTCCCTTTCTAATGCGGCGTCGTTGCAGACTCTACTACATGCTGTGCTGCCCACCTTTTTATTTGGCCTTTCCTTTGCAAGAAATTAAGATTAtgtttgatttgtatttttattttttttttattttttatttttattttttgaaaattatttttatttttaaaatattagaattctgaaaatatgtttgggtttgactttttgttttttgctttcaaaaaataaaaatactgaaaatgtgtttttaaaaggaaatatatttttagatttgcttaaaattggaTTCACTGTCAccgtattttcatttttatccaaaATGAGATTCCTAGTTTCATCTGgaaacaagatttttttattgttttcattttttggtttgtttgaaaaaatattttcattcaaaatgaaaacagaaatccAACCAAATACATTTCtatcaccattttctatttccagtaaaaatgaaaatagaaaacaaccaaaccaaacacccctaaggaactcttcaaaaattaaggagactttaaaaaaataaatgagtatttttttaaatcgaaactatttttaattaagaaagaccatttaaaaaaatagttataacttatttgaattaaaaaattattacatggtttttaatatgtttataaGTTGTCTTCAAATTATTTCAA encodes the following:
- the LOC100781717 gene encoding uncharacterized protein; the encoded protein is MVYNIFFTFFIIYLINIYSFSILINMFSVGALKSEFLGRQPDRERKERSKKMEEEKGKSSDLVILSTKEETSVPALVCLRKEDIKRFEETEECFVLDFDPFHSLDFSKLSLDHQDVSILAEKGEVACRDYPHPRHLCVKFPFTATPHGSYCEMCYCYVCDSAAPCKYWNPSTLSHCDADSDDDWKEERNRKKFQSILAS